A DNA window from Brenneria izadpanahii contains the following coding sequences:
- a CDS encoding ABC transporter ATP-binding protein produces the protein MSTSQSAPPITPIRETWRQLMISARSRAPRLRASLIGLAVAAIVQGLALACLMPLFRALIPAANWPAALPWLLAMTALMLASTAIRWWAQGFDYRGDMVRNTHELRTELGEQLRRIPLAVLQDKRAGGVNATLLGNVDETLSYILTVANMMAVALITPVAVALAALWFDWRMGLILLLVFPLLIPLYRWRRPAYGRGMRMLADANERASSDILEYTQGLPVLRAACCVGERAATLQSSFTHLEAIQTIGQKKGAKPNLILATVMELAILLVVFAGALFVVQGTLDIAILAALMAIVARFGEPLATFVLYAKLIDLVEAALGKIDALLAIKPLPQQASAIEPVDFNVNFTGVSFAYSGSGQLTLRDFSAALPARSLTALVGPSGAGKTTVTRLLMRHADPQAGRITIGGVDVRAIAPEQLNALISVVFQDVYLFDDSILANIRMARPEASDEEVEAAARAAYCHEFITRLPEGYATRVGDIGGRLSGGERQRISIARAILKNAPIVILDEPTAALDAESEVAVQAAIDALVRERTVIVIAHRLSTIAAADQILVIDDGRMLEEGRHAELLARAGRYARMWQAQQAAKDWHAGH, from the coding sequence ATGAGTACATCGCAATCCGCCCCACCGATCACCCCGATTCGAGAGACTTGGCGTCAACTGATGATCAGCGCGCGCAGCCGTGCGCCGCGATTGCGGGCCAGTCTGATTGGCCTGGCGGTTGCCGCCATCGTGCAGGGCCTGGCGCTGGCGTGCCTGATGCCGCTGTTCCGGGCGTTGATCCCGGCGGCGAATTGGCCGGCTGCATTGCCCTGGCTGCTGGCGATGACGGCGCTGATGCTGGCGAGCACCGCCATCCGCTGGTGGGCGCAGGGTTTCGACTACCGTGGCGACATGGTGCGCAACACGCACGAGCTGCGCACCGAACTGGGCGAGCAGTTGCGGCGGATCCCGCTGGCGGTGCTGCAAGACAAGCGCGCCGGTGGCGTGAACGCCACGCTGCTGGGCAATGTGGATGAGACGCTGAGCTACATCCTGACCGTCGCCAACATGATGGCCGTCGCCCTGATAACGCCGGTGGCGGTGGCCCTGGCGGCACTGTGGTTCGATTGGCGCATGGGGCTGATCCTGCTGCTGGTGTTCCCGCTGCTGATTCCGTTGTACCGCTGGCGCCGCCCGGCCTATGGACGCGGCATGCGCATGCTGGCCGATGCCAACGAACGCGCCAGCAGCGACATTCTGGAATATACCCAGGGGTTGCCGGTGCTGCGCGCCGCCTGCTGCGTAGGCGAACGGGCGGCGACGTTGCAGTCGAGCTTCACGCATCTGGAAGCCATCCAGACCATCGGCCAGAAGAAAGGCGCCAAGCCGAACCTGATCCTGGCCACGGTGATGGAGTTGGCGATCCTGCTGGTGGTATTCGCGGGCGCGCTGTTCGTGGTGCAAGGCACGCTGGATATCGCCATCCTGGCGGCGCTGATGGCGATCGTGGCTCGCTTTGGCGAGCCGCTGGCGACCTTCGTGCTGTACGCCAAGCTCATCGACCTGGTTGAAGCGGCGCTGGGCAAGATCGACGCGCTGCTGGCGATCAAGCCGTTGCCGCAGCAAGCGTCGGCAATTGAGCCGGTGGATTTCAACGTGAACTTCACCGGGGTGAGTTTCGCCTATTCGGGAAGCGGGCAGCTCACGCTGCGTGATTTTTCGGCGGCGCTGCCGGCCCGCAGTCTGACCGCGCTGGTGGGCCCGTCGGGAGCGGGCAAGACGACGGTGACGCGGTTGCTGATGCGTCACGCCGACCCCCAGGCCGGGCGGATCACGATTGGCGGCGTGGATGTGCGCGCCATCGCGCCGGAGCAACTAAACGCGCTGATCTCGGTGGTGTTCCAGGACGTGTACCTGTTCGACGACAGCATCCTGGCCAATATCCGCATGGCTCGGCCAGAGGCCAGCGACGAGGAGGTCGAGGCCGCCGCCCGCGCCGCGTACTGCCATGAGTTCATCACCCGCCTGCCCGAGGGATATGCCACCCGCGTGGGCGACATTGGCGGGCGGCTATCGGGCGGCGAACGCCAGCGCATCAGCATCGCCCGCGCCATATTGAAGAATGCGCCGATCGTGATCCTGGATGAACCCACCGCCGCGCTGGACGCCGAAAGCGAGGTGGCGGTGCAGGCGGCCATCGACGCGCTGGTGCGCGAACGTACGGTGATCGTCATCGCGCATCGGCTTTCCACCATCGCCGCGGCCGACCAGATCCTGGTCATCGATGACGGACGGATGCTCGAAGAAGGCCGGCATGCCGAGCTGTTGGCCCGTGCGGGGCGCTATGCCCGTATGTGGCAGGCTCAGCAAGCCGCCAAGGACTGGCACGCGGGTCACTGA
- a CDS encoding MFS transporter: MSISSLASSRLSARQVLPAIAGIYISQTVITSLTTQALPSLLRDAGASLQVAGLTALLWVPWGLRFLWAPAVERWRLPAGRLERRSRTLVLAGQWLIAAILLGLGLAALLGHLSLADHAGWILSGLLLAALVAATTDVASDGFAVEQLASPQRGWGNVAQVGGNYVGAMLGAGGFLLVAGLAGWPWALLSASLAMLLLSVPMLLLREPLRDRAQADVSHRPGLLHALRRPEVRSGLLLMLLSSIGVRLTLGMFGPFLLDRGMSLEQLGWLFGSLHIGAGLTGAVLGGVLARCAPGWRAVWIAVSLKACVLVALTLAVPSAPLPVLMMLIGLMLATLGLVWVALYSALMGLASPLQAGLDFTLFQSADALLAIAGGVAGGWLSQHLGYGVCFGLAAASAIAAALVVKRKAPSLDSNAQGAAQHA; the protein is encoded by the coding sequence ATGTCGATATCTTCCTTGGCTTCGTCGCGCCTGAGTGCGCGGCAGGTGCTGCCCGCAATTGCAGGCATTTATATCAGCCAGACCGTCATCACGTCATTGACCACCCAGGCGCTGCCGTCGTTGCTGCGCGATGCGGGTGCTTCGTTGCAGGTGGCGGGGTTGACCGCGTTGCTGTGGGTGCCCTGGGGGCTTCGCTTTCTGTGGGCGCCGGCCGTGGAGAGATGGCGCCTGCCCGCCGGCCGGCTGGAACGGCGTTCGCGCACCCTGGTGCTGGCGGGGCAATGGCTGATCGCGGCGATCCTGTTGGGTTTGGGCCTGGCGGCGTTGCTCGGGCATCTTTCCCTAGCCGATCATGCCGGCTGGATCCTGAGTGGGTTGCTGCTCGCGGCGCTGGTGGCGGCGACGACCGATGTGGCCAGCGATGGCTTCGCCGTGGAGCAGTTGGCGAGCCCACAGCGCGGCTGGGGCAATGTGGCGCAGGTGGGCGGCAACTATGTCGGCGCGATGCTGGGCGCGGGCGGCTTCCTGCTGGTGGCCGGGCTGGCCGGCTGGCCGTGGGCGCTGCTGTCGGCCAGCCTGGCGATGCTGCTGTTGAGCGTGCCGATGCTGCTGCTGCGCGAGCCACTGCGCGACCGGGCTCAGGCGGACGTCAGCCACCGCCCCGGGCTGCTGCACGCGCTGCGCCGCCCTGAGGTGCGCAGCGGCTTGCTGCTGATGTTGTTATCAAGTATCGGCGTGCGCCTGACGCTGGGCATGTTCGGACCGTTTCTGCTCGATCGCGGTATGAGTCTTGAGCAGTTGGGCTGGTTGTTCGGCTCGCTGCATATCGGAGCGGGGCTGACGGGGGCGGTCTTGGGTGGTGTGCTGGCGCGCTGCGCGCCGGGTTGGCGCGCGGTCTGGATTGCCGTGAGCCTTAAAGCGTGCGTGTTGGTTGCGTTAACGCTGGCCGTGCCGTCGGCGCCGCTGCCGGTGTTGATGATGCTGATCGGGCTGATGTTAGCAACGCTGGGCCTGGTCTGGGTCGCGTTGTATTCGGCATTGATGGGGCTTGCTTCGCCGCTACAGGCCGGGTTGGACTTCACGCTGTTCCAGAGCGCTGATGCCTTGCTGGCCATCGCTGGCGGCGTTGCCGGAGGCTGGCTGTCGCAGCATTTGGGCTATGGCGTCTGTTTCGGGCTCGCGGCGGCTTCGGCCATCGCGGCGGCGCTGGTGGTCAAACGCAAAGCGCCTTCCCTGGATAGCAACGCACAGGGGGCGGCACAGCATGCGTGA
- a CDS encoding helix-turn-helix transcriptional regulator encodes MDTTSDQPALDPSKLQEEGLEGVHEDWRHAVHIYQPCEGLCISCINGHPGGKWAFQAEGPPAFSVNILLEGRMQAAFDDGAVLDARAGSAILMATGQHATGWDVLDGKSDGAFRMLSIHMPQTAMAGLTGLQMDDLRKRICTVAGDQPHIDAFLGVMPASSCLQRVACDLLGFDCTYPGPCISRDLYLRAKAFEAIACFLRENLSQQQLNLPVPADRQRLVKARVLLEKHYEQDWSVQSLARTVGLNEKRLQSGFHALYGCSVHVCLTRIRIDAAIALLRRGVSVTETAATVGFAHLSHFSRIFRSHTGISPKQCALGITTRPQQPLAAPSGQPHQR; translated from the coding sequence TTGGACACCACATCCGACCAGCCAGCCCTTGACCCAAGCAAGCTTCAGGAAGAAGGGCTGGAAGGCGTTCATGAAGACTGGCGGCACGCCGTGCACATATACCAGCCTTGCGAAGGGCTATGCATCAGTTGCATCAACGGGCACCCTGGCGGCAAATGGGCGTTCCAGGCCGAAGGGCCTCCCGCCTTCAGCGTGAACATTCTTCTCGAAGGCCGCATGCAGGCAGCTTTCGATGATGGCGCCGTGCTCGATGCCCGGGCCGGTTCCGCCATACTGATGGCCACCGGCCAACATGCCACTGGCTGGGATGTACTCGACGGCAAATCCGATGGCGCCTTCCGCATGCTCAGCATCCACATGCCGCAAACCGCCATGGCCGGCCTGACCGGATTACAAATGGACGACCTGCGCAAACGCATCTGCACCGTCGCAGGCGACCAACCGCACATTGACGCTTTCCTGGGCGTGATGCCCGCCTCCAGTTGCCTGCAACGCGTGGCCTGCGATCTACTCGGCTTCGACTGCACCTATCCCGGCCCCTGCATCTCCCGCGACCTATACCTGCGCGCCAAGGCCTTCGAGGCCATCGCCTGCTTCCTGCGCGAAAACCTCTCACAGCAGCAGCTCAACTTGCCCGTGCCCGCCGACCGCCAGCGCCTGGTCAAAGCGCGAGTCCTGCTGGAGAAGCATTACGAACAGGACTGGAGCGTGCAATCCCTCGCACGGACCGTCGGCCTCAACGAAAAACGCCTGCAATCGGGCTTCCACGCCCTGTACGGCTGCTCCGTTCATGTGTGCCTGACACGCATACGCATCGACGCGGCTATCGCCCTATTGCGGCGCGGCGTCTCCGTGACGGAAACGGCCGCAACGGTTGGCTTTGCCCACCTTAGCCACTTCAGCCGCATATTCCGCAGCCACACCGGCATCTCGCCCAAGCAATGCGCCCTGGGCATCACCACCAGGCCGCAGCAACCACTCGCGGCCCCCTCCGGCCAACCGCACCAGCGCTAA
- a CDS encoding ABC transporter ATP-binding protein — MREHDSQATSGVWSIMRPVQGQIRFAMLLAGLAAAAALGALCALAWAVHGLMASPGQWPWPALLSAVALTVLAYVLRLTGFNQSHYAAFRLETRLRTDLAEHLARVPLGYVQQTGSGALTKVMMEDVKALHVFVADSTPLYARAYVSPVLTFVLLWLLDWRLALAATAVLAVGMAVVSLAMRGSGEMMRRYHVAGENVSKAVVEYVQAMPVVRTFDTGTTTFQRYQRALDAFVEVVLQWYRMAGVSSRLSMAILNPLPTLAALVWLGGWLISRDALAASTWLAVLLVGTGMAESLLPLMSLKHLVAKTQMSIHRIHEVMGEPELPVVDAAGAKAPQDASVRFEHVDFRYSPDGALVLRDVSFDAPQGSVTALVGPSGAGKTTAARLIPRFWDVCAGCIRVGGVDVREMLPETLMRQVAFVFQDTFLFADSIANNIRLGMPESTMDEVIDAARAAQAHDFIMALPQGYDTPAGERGVFLSGGQRQRITIARAILQNRPILVLDEATAFADPENEAALVAALSNLMRGKTVLMVAHRLSTIRDADQILVFDQGSLAESGRHDALMAQSGVYARLRRSYERAQHWTLAGEQA; from the coding sequence ATGCGTGAGCATGATTCTCAGGCCACGAGCGGCGTCTGGTCCATTATGCGGCCCGTGCAGGGCCAGATTCGGTTCGCCATGCTATTGGCCGGGCTGGCGGCGGCAGCCGCGCTGGGAGCCTTATGCGCGCTGGCCTGGGCGGTGCATGGATTGATGGCGTCGCCAGGGCAATGGCCGTGGCCGGCCCTGCTGTCGGCCGTGGCGCTGACGGTGCTGGCCTATGTGCTGCGGCTGACCGGATTCAACCAGTCGCACTATGCCGCCTTCCGGCTGGAGACGCGGTTGCGCACCGATCTGGCCGAGCACCTGGCCCGGGTGCCTTTGGGCTATGTGCAGCAGACCGGTTCCGGCGCGCTGACCAAGGTGATGATGGAGGACGTGAAGGCGCTGCACGTGTTCGTGGCCGACAGTACGCCGCTGTACGCCCGCGCCTATGTCTCGCCGGTGCTGACCTTTGTGCTGCTATGGCTGCTGGATTGGCGGCTGGCGCTGGCCGCCACGGCGGTGCTGGCGGTGGGCATGGCCGTGGTGTCGCTGGCGATGCGCGGCAGCGGTGAAATGATGCGGCGCTACCATGTCGCCGGCGAAAACGTCAGCAAGGCGGTGGTGGAGTATGTGCAGGCGATGCCGGTGGTGCGCACCTTCGACACCGGCACGACCACGTTCCAGCGTTATCAGCGCGCACTTGATGCATTCGTGGAAGTGGTGCTGCAGTGGTATCGGATGGCGGGGGTATCGTCCCGCCTGTCGATGGCCATCCTCAATCCGCTGCCCACTCTGGCGGCGTTGGTGTGGCTGGGCGGTTGGCTGATCAGCCGTGACGCGCTGGCCGCTTCCACCTGGCTGGCGGTGCTGCTGGTCGGCACCGGCATGGCCGAGTCGCTGCTGCCGCTGATGTCGCTCAAGCATCTGGTGGCGAAAACGCAGATGAGCATTCACCGGATTCATGAGGTGATGGGCGAACCGGAACTGCCGGTGGTGGATGCCGCCGGCGCAAAGGCGCCACAGGACGCGAGTGTGCGCTTCGAGCATGTCGATTTCCGTTACTCCCCTGATGGCGCGTTGGTGTTGCGGGACGTGAGTTTTGATGCGCCCCAGGGCAGCGTGACGGCGCTGGTTGGCCCCTCGGGCGCGGGCAAGACCACGGCGGCGCGTTTGATTCCGCGTTTCTGGGATGTCTGTGCGGGCTGTATCCGGGTGGGCGGCGTGGACGTGCGCGAGATGCTGCCAGAGACGTTGATGCGGCAGGTGGCCTTCGTGTTCCAGGACACCTTTCTGTTTGCCGACTCCATTGCCAACAACATCCGCCTGGGAATGCCCGAGTCGACGATGGATGAGGTGATCGATGCCGCCCGGGCGGCGCAGGCGCACGACTTCATCATGGCGCTGCCGCAGGGTTACGACACGCCCGCGGGCGAGCGGGGCGTTTTCCTGTCCGGCGGGCAACGCCAGCGCATCACCATCGCCCGAGCCATCCTGCAGAACCGACCGATCCTGGTGCTGGACGAGGCTACCGCCTTCGCCGATCCCGAAAACGAGGCGGCGCTGGTGGCGGCGCTCTCCAACCTGATGCGCGGCAAGACGGTGCTGATGGTGGCGCACCGGCTTTCGACCATCCGCGATGCCGACCAGATCCTGGTCTTCGACCAGGGAAGTCTGGCCGAGAGCGGCCGCCATGACGCGTTGATGGCGCAAAGCGGTGTCTATGCCCGACTGCGGCGCAGCTACGAGCGAGCGCAGCACTGGACGCTGGCGGGAGAACAGGCATGA
- a CDS encoding TonB-dependent receptor: MSVFRPHFTTSALAVIAATAGGAAAQGQERQPDSQETLQTIVVTGSKRNETLERFNGAASVADRLDLDDAQVASTLELDRVFPELYMSHSATFLFPIITLRGVTSAQDFYNPALTIYVDGVPQLPTFAAQSLLGVEQVELLKGPQGTLYGKSAQGGVLNIVTQKPDDIPRFTARGGLSSRDGYLLQAEAAGPLVPDLLYGSVSLLGNDVNGDVRSDVIGSDRLGGVRSRAGSAKLRLAPSDSPWELGLSAGRDCATGDQEVYTLFDDYQSRRAYVLPNLPQAYRDYYQRRCANSVAANGQYDFDIWRLNVVASSQRVHTTRRWPLDAYFPQFSEHWKQNTQEVRLSTLGTEEGGQPSRAWDAVLGLYRQEVDMSRGYQFDRVLPSFYRVVDSRSSNRSESLAAYGDSTWHLTPKLDITTGLRFSRDEARTRFQGEQRGTPFQGKASAGQNTWLGHAAAGYQFAPQWRGYVNIAQGYKPLGYNLAPSSVDDANGYDRERSISYETGVRYTGGDVRASLAVYQVDSKDVQLYGDGDMGNQTLRNIGDTRSVGVEFNTEWDMTRQWTLSAGGFVNDATFRRFEDSSACTGCKGNDVPMAPRYGLTLAAKGSVRVGDTVLRPQLSVRRTGAHYFDSANTLRQNAYTLVDAALAWNPTHNLELTLYAQNLTDKDYRTYGFSYGSTGNFAQVAPGRTVGLMATYTY; the protein is encoded by the coding sequence ATGAGTGTTTTCAGACCACATTTTACGACTTCCGCGTTGGCGGTTATCGCCGCCACCGCCGGGGGGGCGGCCGCTCAGGGCCAGGAGCGGCAGCCGGACAGTCAGGAGACGCTCCAGACCATCGTGGTGACGGGCAGCAAGCGCAATGAAACGCTGGAACGGTTCAACGGCGCCGCCAGCGTGGCGGACCGGCTGGATCTGGACGATGCCCAGGTGGCCTCCACCCTGGAGTTGGACCGCGTGTTCCCCGAACTGTACATGTCGCACAGCGCGACTTTCCTGTTCCCGATTATCACCCTGCGCGGGGTGACCTCCGCGCAGGACTTCTATAACCCGGCCCTGACGATCTATGTGGACGGCGTGCCCCAGTTGCCGACCTTCGCCGCCCAGTCGCTGCTGGGCGTGGAGCAGGTGGAATTGCTCAAGGGGCCGCAGGGCACGCTGTACGGCAAGAGCGCACAGGGCGGCGTGCTCAACATCGTTACGCAGAAGCCGGACGATATTCCCCGATTCACTGCGCGCGGCGGCCTCTCCAGTCGAGACGGCTACCTGTTGCAGGCCGAGGCGGCTGGCCCGCTGGTGCCGGATCTGTTGTACGGCTCGGTGTCGCTGCTGGGCAATGACGTCAACGGCGATGTGCGCAGCGACGTCATCGGCAGCGATCGCCTGGGCGGCGTACGCTCACGCGCCGGCAGCGCCAAGCTGAGACTGGCGCCGAGCGATAGCCCCTGGGAACTGGGGCTATCGGCCGGACGCGACTGCGCGACGGGGGATCAAGAAGTCTACACCCTGTTCGACGACTACCAGTCCCGCAGAGCCTATGTCCTGCCAAATCTGCCGCAAGCCTACCGCGATTATTACCAGCGGCGCTGTGCCAACAGCGTCGCCGCCAATGGGCAGTACGACTTCGACATCTGGCGCCTGAATGTCGTTGCCAGCAGCCAGCGCGTCCACACTACGCGCCGTTGGCCGTTGGATGCCTACTTCCCGCAGTTCTCGGAGCACTGGAAACAGAATACCCAGGAGGTGCGCCTATCGACGCTCGGAACCGAAGAGGGCGGGCAACCGTCCCGCGCCTGGGATGCCGTGCTTGGCCTGTACCGGCAAGAAGTGGATATGTCCAGGGGCTACCAGTTTGATAGGGTGCTGCCCAGCTTCTACCGGGTCGTCGATTCCCGTTCGAGCAACCGCAGCGAATCCCTGGCGGCCTACGGCGATTCGACCTGGCACCTAACGCCCAAGCTTGATATCACCACCGGCCTGCGTTTCTCACGGGATGAGGCTCGCACCCGTTTCCAGGGTGAACAGAGGGGCACGCCTTTCCAGGGCAAGGCTTCGGCCGGCCAGAACACCTGGCTGGGCCACGCGGCGGCCGGCTACCAGTTCGCGCCGCAATGGCGCGGCTATGTCAACATAGCCCAGGGCTACAAGCCGCTGGGCTACAACCTCGCGCCGTCGAGCGTGGACGACGCAAACGGCTATGACCGCGAGCGTTCGATCAGCTACGAGACCGGCGTGCGCTATACCGGCGGCGATGTGCGCGCCAGCCTGGCCGTCTATCAGGTGGACAGCAAGGACGTCCAGCTCTACGGCGATGGCGACATGGGCAACCAGACGCTGCGAAATATCGGCGACACGCGTTCCGTGGGCGTGGAGTTCAACACCGAGTGGGACATGACGCGGCAATGGACGCTGAGCGCCGGCGGCTTCGTCAATGACGCCACGTTCCGCCGTTTCGAGGATTCCAGTGCCTGCACCGGCTGTAAGGGCAATGACGTACCCATGGCGCCCCGGTATGGTTTGACCCTGGCCGCCAAAGGCAGCGTACGCGTGGGCGATACGGTGTTGAGACCGCAACTGAGCGTGCGCCGCACGGGAGCACACTACTTCGATAGCGCCAATACGTTGCGCCAGAACGCCTATACCCTGGTCGATGCCGCACTGGCCTGGAACCCGACGCACAACCTGGAATTGACGCTCTATGCCCAGAACTTGACCGATAAGGACTACCGGACTTATGGGTTTTCTTACGGTTCGACGGGGAACTTCGCACAGGTCGCACCGGGGCGAACCGTCGGGCTGATGGCGACCTATACGTACTGA
- the ascF gene encoding PTS cellobiose/arbutin/salicin transporter subunit IIBC — translation MAKNYAALARSVVTALGGVDNISAVTHCMTRLRFVLKDDTQIDGAALKSISGVLGVVRNENQCQVIIGNTVSYAFREVVSLLPGDMRPAEPAGKQKITLKRIGSGILDALIGTMSPLIPAIIGGSMLKLLAMILEMTGLLDKGSSTLTILTIIGDGAFFFLPLMVAASAAVKFKTNMSLAIAIAGVLVHPSFIDLMAKAAQGEHVEFALVPVTAVKYTYTVIPALVMTWCLSYIERWVDRITPAVTKNFLKPMLIVLIAAPLAILLIGPIGIWIGSAISALVYTIHGYLGWLSVAIMGALWPLLVMTGMHRVFTPTIIQTIAETGKEGMVMPSEIGANLSLGGSSLAVAWKTKNPELRQTALAAAASAIMAGISEPALYGVAVRLKRPLIASLISGFVCGAVAGIAGLASHSMAAPGLFTSVQFFDPANPMTIVWVFGVMALAVVLSFVLTLLLGFDDLPVEEESAKTSAPQAAQPNTIKQASA, via the coding sequence ATGGCAAAGAACTATGCGGCTCTAGCTCGCTCTGTTGTTACCGCGCTGGGCGGCGTTGATAACATCTCTGCGGTGACTCACTGTATGACGCGTCTGCGTTTCGTGCTGAAAGACGATACGCAGATCGACGGCGCCGCGCTGAAAAGCATCAGCGGCGTGCTCGGCGTAGTGCGCAATGAAAATCAGTGTCAGGTTATCATCGGCAATACCGTCTCCTACGCGTTTCGCGAAGTGGTCAGCCTGCTGCCTGGCGATATGCGGCCTGCCGAGCCGGCCGGCAAACAGAAAATAACGCTGAAACGCATCGGTTCCGGGATCCTTGACGCGTTGATCGGCACCATGTCGCCGCTGATCCCGGCGATTATCGGCGGATCGATGCTCAAACTGCTGGCGATGATCCTTGAGATGACCGGCCTGCTGGATAAAGGCTCCTCGACGCTGACCATTCTCACCATCATCGGCGACGGCGCGTTCTTCTTCCTGCCGCTGATGGTGGCGGCATCGGCGGCGGTGAAATTCAAAACCAATATGTCGCTGGCTATCGCCATTGCGGGCGTGCTGGTCCACCCGAGTTTTATCGATCTAATGGCTAAAGCCGCGCAGGGCGAACATGTTGAGTTCGCCCTGGTCCCGGTCACTGCGGTGAAATACACCTACACCGTTATCCCGGCGTTGGTTATGACCTGGTGCCTGTCATATATCGAGCGCTGGGTCGATCGCATCACCCCGGCGGTGACGAAAAACTTCCTTAAACCGATGCTGATCGTGCTGATCGCGGCCCCGCTCGCCATCCTGCTGATTGGCCCGATCGGCATTTGGATCGGTAGCGCCATCTCCGCCCTGGTGTACACCATTCATGGCTATCTGGGCTGGCTGTCCGTCGCCATCATGGGGGCGCTGTGGCCGCTGCTGGTGATGACCGGCATGCACCGCGTATTTACGCCGACCATCATTCAGACCATCGCCGAAACCGGCAAAGAAGGGATGGTGATGCCGTCCGAAATCGGCGCCAACTTGTCGCTCGGCGGCTCTTCACTGGCGGTGGCGTGGAAGACGAAAAACCCGGAACTGCGCCAGACGGCGCTGGCGGCAGCGGCGTCCGCCATTATGGCCGGGATCTCCGAACCTGCGCTCTACGGTGTGGCGGTGCGGCTGAAACGTCCGCTTATCGCCAGCCTGATCAGCGGGTTTGTCTGCGGCGCCGTTGCGGGGATCGCCGGTCTTGCCAGCCATTCGATGGCGGCGCCTGGCCTGTTTACCAGCGTACAGTTCTTTGATCCGGCCAACCCTATGACCATCGTGTGGGTCTTTGGCGTGATGGCGCTGGCGGTGGTGTTGTCGTTTGTTCTGACCCTGCTGCTCGGTTTTGACGATCTTCCCGTGGAGGAAGAGAGCGCGAAAACCAGCGCGCCACAGGCCGCGCAACCGAATACGATTAAACAAGCAAGCGCCTGA
- a CDS encoding LacI family DNA-binding transcriptional regulator encodes MTTMLEVAKRAGVSKATVSRVLSGNGYVSQETKDRVFQAIEESGYRPNLLARNLAVKKTQTLGLVVTNTLYHGVYFSELLFHAARMTEDLGRQLILADGKHSAEEERLAIQYLLDLRCDAIIIYPRFLSVDEMDEIIQNHSQPIMVLNRRLRKNSSHCVYSDHKLSSFTAVSKLISLGHRDIAFITGSMDSPTGVERLSGYKDALTQHNIAVRDELIVKGKWTPACGSAGVAELLSRDARFTALVASNDDMAIGAIKQLHDSGISVPHPVSVIGFDDTAVAPYIIPSLSSVRIPVTEMIKETIDRLIFMLDSGEFKYQQTFVGELILRDSLTPGPHAQA; translated from the coding sequence ATGACCACGATGTTGGAGGTAGCGAAGCGGGCGGGCGTATCGAAAGCGACGGTTTCACGCGTGCTTTCGGGCAACGGCTACGTCAGTCAGGAAACCAAAGATCGCGTGTTTCAGGCGATTGAAGAGAGCGGCTATCGGCCTAATTTGCTGGCCCGAAATCTGGCGGTTAAAAAGACGCAGACGCTGGGGCTGGTGGTCACCAACACGTTGTATCATGGGGTCTATTTCAGCGAGTTGCTGTTTCACGCCGCCCGCATGACGGAAGACTTGGGGCGTCAATTGATTCTGGCGGATGGTAAACATAGCGCGGAAGAAGAGCGTTTAGCCATTCAGTATCTGCTCGATTTACGCTGCGACGCGATTATTATTTATCCGCGCTTTCTTAGCGTTGATGAAATGGATGAGATTATTCAAAACCATTCCCAACCTATTATGGTGCTTAATCGTCGGTTGCGGAAAAATAGCAGCCACTGCGTCTATTCCGATCATAAATTATCAAGTTTTACCGCCGTCTCGAAATTAATATCGCTGGGGCACCGCGATATTGCGTTTATTACCGGCTCAATGGATTCGCCTACCGGCGTCGAACGTCTTTCCGGCTATAAAGATGCGCTGACGCAGCATAACATTGCGGTTCGCGATGAATTAATCGTTAAGGGAAAATGGACGCCAGCCTGCGGTTCTGCCGGCGTCGCCGAATTATTATCCCGCGATGCGCGTTTTACCGCGCTGGTTGCCAGCAACGACGATATGGCGATTGGCGCGATTAAACAGCTACACGACAGCGGAATATCCGTTCCGCATCCGGTATCGGTTATTGGTTTTGATGATACCGCAGTGGCGCCTTATATTATTCCGTCTCTTTCGAGCGTCAGAATTCCGGTAACGGAAATGATTAAAGAAACCATTGACCGTTTAATCTTTATGCTCGACAGCGGGGAATTTAAATATCAACAAACTTTTGTTGGCGAACTAATACTACGCGATTCGCTGACGCCCGGACCGCACGCCCAAGCTTGA